A single Dermacentor albipictus isolate Rhodes 1998 colony chromosome 3, USDA_Dalb.pri_finalv2, whole genome shotgun sequence DNA region contains:
- the LOC135901332 gene encoding sialin-like isoform X4, whose amino-acid sequence MESPDDFPNVSIMIRRRRFQVRHLMLLMISLGIFLVYSMRVNLSVTIIAMINSTATRGNESKVLTSECPVSPDNDSSLSNQSDIPSGEFLWDQETQSYVLNAFFYGYIVTQIPGGWLSEVVDPGWVFVGGIAITSLLTLATAVVARASFAAFLVLRVLEGIAEGVTYPSMYALLARWSPVNERSMMAGISNIGSLLGTVVTLPLSAMLCKHGFAGGWPSVFYLTGLLGVVWSIFWVLLASGSPERHKFISMEERIYIVHSRDANFSEHKPVPWLSILTSRGVWLCALVKFCASWSFYTLLTELPSYLSNVLHFDIQKDGFMNASIYLGQPVVGILCGFMADKLHKKQVLGVTAIRKTFECAGLAAVSVGLVGVTFARCNWVAAYVALLLSNTCAGILYGGGGVLPIDLAPDFAGAVMGLTNCISNTAGIFAPLVVGYLTESNETIARWNAVFYIAAAMCAFGAVVFLAFGTAEVQPWAHQQATPLRGSAAALVPSDELLDDDPLEGSKDARCFL is encoded by the exons ATGGAATCCCCCGACGACTTTCCAAACGTGTCGATCATGATACGACGAAGAC GTTTTCAAGTCCGTCATCTCATGCTCCTCATGATCTCTTTGGGCATTTTCTTGGTTTACTCCATGAGGGTAAATCTCAGTGTGACCATCATTGCCATGATCAACAGCACAGCCACGCGGGGGAATGAGAGCAAAGTGTTGACTTCTGAATGTCCCGTCTCTCCTGACAATGACTCTTCGCTCTCCAATCAAAGTGACATTCCT AGTGGAGAGTTCCTCTGGGACCAAGAAACACAAAGCTATGTGCTCAACGCCTTCTTTTATGGTTACATTGTGACACAAATCCCTGGAGGCTGGCTCTCTGAAGTTGTAGATCCAGGATGGGTCTTTGTTGGTGGAATTGCTATCACTTCTCTTCTTACACTTGCTACAGCTGTTGTCGCAAGAGCTAGCTTTGCTGCATTCCTGGTTCTTCGGGTTCTGGAAGGAATTGCTGAG GGGGTAACGTACCCATCCATGTATGCCCTACTTGCCCGGTGGTCTCCCGTCAACGAGCGAAGTATGATGGCTGGCATCAGCAATATTGGAAGCCTCTTGGGTACTGTGGTCACACTACCACTGTCGGCTATGCTCTGCAAGCATGGCTTTGCAGGGGGCTGGCCGTCTGTCTTTTACCTCACAG GACTCCTGGGTGTTGTGTGGTCCATATTTTGGGTGCTTCTAGCTTCTGGCAGTCCTGAAAGACACAAGTTCATCTCAATGGAGGAACGCATCTATATAGTTCATTCTCGGGACGCCAACTTCTCAGAGCACAAG cCGGTGCCTTGGCTCAGCATACTGACATCGAGGGGTGTGTGGCTTTGTGCTCTAGTTAAGTTTTGTGCAAGCTGGAGCTTTTATACCTTGCTCACGGAGCTTCCAAGCTACTTGTCCAATGTGCTGCACTTCGATATTCAAAAG GATGGTTTCATGAATGCCAGCATATACTTGGGCCAACCAGTTGTTGGAATACTTTGTGGCTTCATGGCTGACAAGCTTCACAAAAAGCAAGTCCTTGGTGTAACCGCCATAAGAAAGACCTTCGAGTGTGCAG GACTTGCTGCAGTAAGTGTCGGACTGGTTGGAGTGACGTTTGCCCGGTGCAATTGGGTGGCCGCCTATGTGGCGCTTCTGCTCTCCAACACATGTGCTGGCATCCtctatggtggtggtggtgtccTGCCTATTGACCTCGCACCTGATTTTGCTG GTGCTGTCATGGGACTCACAAACTGCATTTCCAATACTGCTGGAATTTTCGCACCTCTTGTGGTTGGCTACCTGACAGAAAGCAAT GAGACCATTGCACGGTGGAATGCCGTGTTTTACATTGCTGCTGCGATGTGCGCCTTTGGAGCCGTGGTATTCTTGGCATTCGGCACGGCGGAAGTGCAACCGTGGGCACATCAGCAGGCCACTCCTCTTCGGGGCTCAGCGGCTGCGCTTGTTCCTAGCGATGAACTTCTTGACGACGATCCACTAGAGGGCTCAAAGGATGCAAG atgttttctttga
- the LOC135901332 gene encoding sialin-like isoform X3, which produces MESPDDFPNVSIMIRRRRFQVRHLMLLMISLGIFLVYSMRVNLSVTIIAMINSTATRGNESKVLTSECPVSPDNDSSLSNQSDIPSGEFLWDQETQSYVLNAFFYGYIVTQIPGGWLSEVVDPGWVFVGGIAITSLLTLATAVVARASFAAFLVLRVLEGIAEGVTYPSMYALLARWSPVNERSMMAGISNIGSLLGTVVTLPLSAMLCKHGFAGGWPSVFYLTGLLGVVWSIFWVLLASGSPERHKFISMEERIYIVHSRDANFSEHKPVPWLSILTSRGVWLCALVKFCASWSFYTLLTELPSYLSNVLHFDIQKDGFMNASIYLGQPVVGILCGFMADKLHKKQVLGVTAIRKTFECAGLAAVSVGLVGVTFARCNWVAAYVALLLSNTCAGILYGGGGVLPIDLAPDFAGAVMGLTNCISNTAGIFAPLVVGYLTESNETIARWNAVFYIAAAMCAFGAVVFLAFGTAEVQPWAHQQATPLRGSAAALVPSDELLDDDPLEGSKDARSYCH; this is translated from the exons ATGGAATCCCCCGACGACTTTCCAAACGTGTCGATCATGATACGACGAAGAC GTTTTCAAGTCCGTCATCTCATGCTCCTCATGATCTCTTTGGGCATTTTCTTGGTTTACTCCATGAGGGTAAATCTCAGTGTGACCATCATTGCCATGATCAACAGCACAGCCACGCGGGGGAATGAGAGCAAAGTGTTGACTTCTGAATGTCCCGTCTCTCCTGACAATGACTCTTCGCTCTCCAATCAAAGTGACATTCCT AGTGGAGAGTTCCTCTGGGACCAAGAAACACAAAGCTATGTGCTCAACGCCTTCTTTTATGGTTACATTGTGACACAAATCCCTGGAGGCTGGCTCTCTGAAGTTGTAGATCCAGGATGGGTCTTTGTTGGTGGAATTGCTATCACTTCTCTTCTTACACTTGCTACAGCTGTTGTCGCAAGAGCTAGCTTTGCTGCATTCCTGGTTCTTCGGGTTCTGGAAGGAATTGCTGAG GGGGTAACGTACCCATCCATGTATGCCCTACTTGCCCGGTGGTCTCCCGTCAACGAGCGAAGTATGATGGCTGGCATCAGCAATATTGGAAGCCTCTTGGGTACTGTGGTCACACTACCACTGTCGGCTATGCTCTGCAAGCATGGCTTTGCAGGGGGCTGGCCGTCTGTCTTTTACCTCACAG GACTCCTGGGTGTTGTGTGGTCCATATTTTGGGTGCTTCTAGCTTCTGGCAGTCCTGAAAGACACAAGTTCATCTCAATGGAGGAACGCATCTATATAGTTCATTCTCGGGACGCCAACTTCTCAGAGCACAAG cCGGTGCCTTGGCTCAGCATACTGACATCGAGGGGTGTGTGGCTTTGTGCTCTAGTTAAGTTTTGTGCAAGCTGGAGCTTTTATACCTTGCTCACGGAGCTTCCAAGCTACTTGTCCAATGTGCTGCACTTCGATATTCAAAAG GATGGTTTCATGAATGCCAGCATATACTTGGGCCAACCAGTTGTTGGAATACTTTGTGGCTTCATGGCTGACAAGCTTCACAAAAAGCAAGTCCTTGGTGTAACCGCCATAAGAAAGACCTTCGAGTGTGCAG GACTTGCTGCAGTAAGTGTCGGACTGGTTGGAGTGACGTTTGCCCGGTGCAATTGGGTGGCCGCCTATGTGGCGCTTCTGCTCTCCAACACATGTGCTGGCATCCtctatggtggtggtggtgtccTGCCTATTGACCTCGCACCTGATTTTGCTG GTGCTGTCATGGGACTCACAAACTGCATTTCCAATACTGCTGGAATTTTCGCACCTCTTGTGGTTGGCTACCTGACAGAAAGCAAT GAGACCATTGCACGGTGGAATGCCGTGTTTTACATTGCTGCTGCGATGTGCGCCTTTGGAGCCGTGGTATTCTTGGCATTCGGCACGGCGGAAGTGCAACCGTGGGCACATCAGCAGGCCACTCCTCTTCGGGGCTCAGCGGCTGCGCTTGTTCCTAGCGATGAACTTCTTGACGACGATCCACTAGAGGGCTCAAAGGATGCAAGGTCTTACTGCCACTGA